In a genomic window of Sarcophilus harrisii chromosome 4, mSarHar1.11, whole genome shotgun sequence:
- the FAM151A gene encoding protein FAM151A gives MARCTMDSKNAGTVIGCMLAVVVIIVMLCVIIGQGPSLPSGCQSCNPGSDMMDYLLDTGHIKHRDGLLVTWYHGANNRSEMEKALSSDVMVLEADISVEGLNTVNETGVPIMAHPPLIYSDNTFEEWLEAALNRSTKGLKLDFKSIKAVGPCLDMLRKQTEKGRVQRPVWINADIVNGPNVPIPIAVNASQFLGLVQEKYPNVTLSVGWTTRYNANRTYTQHMIETMHKLVKDLPQKVTFPVRAVMARAAWPHFSWLLRQSERYSLTLWQSTSDPLTVDDLLYIRKHSAPHQIYYDLFDPLLSDFKQLAQKHKSCLSRG, from the exons ATGGCGAGGTGTACCATGGATTCAAAGAATGCCGGCACAGTCATAGGATGCATGTTGGCAGTTGTGGTGATCATCGTTATGCTTTGTGTCATCATCGGCCAAGGCCCGAGCTTGCCTTCGG GTTGTCAGAGCTGTAACCCCGGCAGTGACATGATGGACTACCTACTGGACACCGGGCACATCAAACACAGGGACGGCCTGCTGGTCACATGGTACCATGGCGCCAACAACCGGAGCGAGATGGAGAAAGCCCTGAGCA GTGATGTCATGGTCTTGGAAGCAGATATCAGTGTGGAAGGGCTGAACACAGTCAACGAGACGGGGGTCCCTATCATGGCCCACCCTCCTCTCATCTATAGTGACAACACCTTTGAAGAGTGGCTGGAAGCTGCTCTGAACAGATCCACCAAAG GCCTCAAGCTGGATTTCAAGAGCATCAAAGCGGTCGGTCCTTGTCTGGATATGCTGAGGAAGCAGACGGAGAAGGGCAGAGTCCAGAGGCCCGTGTGGATCAATGCCGACATCGTAAATGGCCCCAACGTGCCCATCCCAATTGCTGTCAATGCCTCCCA GTTCCTGGGCTTGGTCCAAGAAAAGTACCCCAATGTCACCCTGTCGGTGGGCTGGACCACTCGCTACAATGCCAACAGAACCTATACCCAACACATGATTGAGACCATGCACAAGCTGGTGAAGGACCTGCCCCAGAAGGTGACCTTCCCGGTGCGGGCCGTCATGGCAAGAGCTGCCTGGCCTCATTTCAGCTGGCTCCTGCGTCAGTCCGAGAG GTACAGCCTGACCCTGTGGCAAAGTACCTCCGATCCCTTGACTGTGGATGACCTTCTTTACATACGGAAACACAGTGCCCCACACCAAATCTACTATGACCTTTTTGATCCCCTCCTGTCGGATTTCAAGCAGCTTGCCCAAAAGCATAAGTCTTGTTTATCCAGGGGCTGA